From the genome of Pukyongia salina, one region includes:
- a CDS encoding pyruvate dehydrogenase complex dihydrolipoamide acetyltransferase, producing MAEIITMPRLSDTMEEGTVASWLKKVGDKVKEGDILAEIETDKATMEFESFYEGTLLHIGIAEGETAEVDKLLAIIGEEGEDISGLLNGNEEVEKSVEENTEAATKEEPAKESASSEDSKIPDGVEIITMPRLSDTMEEGTVASWLKKEGDKVEEGDILAEIETDKATMEFESFYSGTLLKIGIAEGETAKVDALLAIIGPAGTDVSAVNLSAKPAEAPKETKKVVAPESKPQEQPAKENKSVAVSQSTSSANATGRIFASPLAKKLAEEKGIALSSVRGSGENGRIVKRDIENYQPTAAGVAAYVPVGEESFEETTNSQMRKTIAKRLGESKFTAPHYYLTIELDMDNAIASRAAINSNPDVKISFNDMIVKACAMALRKHPQVNSQWDDKVTRIAKHIHVGVAVAVDEGLVVPVLKFADNMTFSQIGAAVKELAGKARDKKLTPDEMQGSTFTVSNLGMFGIKEFTSIINQPNSAILSVGAIVEKPVVKNGAIAIGNTMTVTLACDHRTVDGATGAKFLQTLRQYIENPVTMFV from the coding sequence ATGGCAGAAATTATAACCATGCCGCGCCTTAGCGACACCATGGAGGAAGGAACAGTAGCAAGCTGGCTGAAGAAGGTAGGAGATAAAGTGAAGGAAGGTGATATACTTGCAGAGATCGAAACAGACAAAGCCACCATGGAGTTCGAGTCGTTCTACGAAGGAACCTTACTCCATATTGGTATTGCTGAAGGAGAAACTGCCGAAGTGGATAAATTATTGGCAATTATTGGGGAAGAAGGAGAGGATATTTCTGGATTGCTGAATGGTAACGAAGAAGTCGAAAAATCTGTTGAAGAAAATACCGAAGCTGCAACCAAGGAAGAACCTGCCAAAGAATCGGCTTCGTCTGAAGATTCTAAAATTCCTGATGGTGTGGAGATCATTACGATGCCTCGCCTTAGTGATACTATGGAAGAAGGTACCGTAGCAAGCTGGCTTAAGAAAGAGGGAGATAAGGTGGAAGAAGGCGATATATTGGCCGAGATCGAGACAGACAAAGCCACTATGGAATTTGAGTCTTTCTATTCCGGAACCTTACTAAAAATTGGTATTGCTGAAGGAGAAACTGCTAAGGTGGATGCCTTACTGGCAATTATTGGTCCTGCTGGAACGGACGTTTCTGCCGTAAATCTGTCCGCAAAACCAGCCGAAGCACCCAAAGAGACCAAGAAAGTTGTGGCACCGGAATCCAAACCACAAGAACAACCGGCAAAAGAGAATAAATCTGTGGCGGTTAGCCAATCGACTTCATCAGCAAATGCGACTGGTAGAATCTTTGCATCACCGCTCGCTAAGAAATTAGCAGAGGAGAAAGGTATTGCATTGTCTAGTGTACGTGGTTCTGGAGAAAATGGCCGAATTGTAAAGCGTGATATAGAGAATTATCAGCCCACAGCCGCAGGAGTGGCAGCTTATGTTCCGGTGGGAGAGGAAAGTTTCGAAGAGACCACAAACTCACAAATGCGTAAGACGATCGCCAAACGTCTTGGAGAATCAAAGTTTACTGCTCCGCATTATTATCTAACCATTGAATTGGATATGGATAACGCTATCGCATCCAGAGCTGCTATTAACAGCAATCCGGATGTGAAGATCTCTTTTAACGACATGATCGTAAAAGCTTGCGCAATGGCTTTGCGTAAACATCCGCAGGTCAATTCGCAATGGGATGATAAAGTGACCAGGATCGCGAAGCATATTCATGTAGGCGTTGCTGTAGCAGTTGATGAAGGCCTGGTAGTTCCTGTACTGAAGTTTGCCGATAATATGACCTTCTCGCAAATTGGAGCGGCAGTTAAAGAACTAGCCGGTAAAGCAAGAGACAAAAAGTTAACTCCAGACGAGATGCAGGGTAGTACTTTTACAGTATCTAATTTGGGAATGTTCGGGATCAAGGAATTTACTTCTATCATCAATCAGCCTAATTCGGCAATTCTATCTGTAGGTGCGATAGTAGAAAAACCTGTCGTTAAAAACGGAGCTATTGCAATTGGTAATACGATGACGGTAACACTAGCCTGTGACCATAGAACGGTGGATGGAGCAACCGGGGCAAAGTTCCTGCAAACCTTAAGACAGTATATAGAAAATCCTGTGACTATGTTCGTGTAG
- the pdhA gene encoding pyruvate dehydrogenase (acetyl-transferring) E1 component subunit alpha produces MKKITKQTYLQWYEDMLFWRKFEDKLAQVYINQKVRGFLHLYNGQEAVLAGALHAMDLTKDRMITAYRNHVQPIGMGVDPKRVMAELYGKGTGTSQGLGGSMHIFSKEHRFYGGHGIVGGQIPLGAGLAFADKYHERDAVTLTYMGDGATRQGSLHETFNLAMLWKLPVVFCVENNGYAMGTSVARTANHTDIYKLGLGYDMPCKPVDGMKPEVVAKEMDEAISRARRGDGPTFLEIRTYRYRGHSMSDAQHYRTKEEVAKKQEEDPIDYVLHHIYEKKWATEDEIKVIDQRVKDRVSECEKFAEESPYPEKNVMYDTVYEQEDYPFLPHKL; encoded by the coding sequence ATGAAAAAAATTACGAAACAAACTTATCTTCAGTGGTATGAGGATATGCTCTTCTGGCGCAAGTTTGAAGACAAACTAGCACAGGTATATATAAATCAAAAAGTGAGAGGATTCCTCCATTTGTACAATGGACAGGAAGCCGTTTTAGCCGGAGCCCTGCATGCCATGGATCTTACTAAAGATAGAATGATCACTGCCTATCGTAATCATGTGCAGCCAATAGGAATGGGCGTGGATCCCAAACGGGTGATGGCCGAGCTCTACGGAAAAGGAACAGGAACGTCTCAGGGTCTTGGTGGCTCTATGCACATCTTTTCTAAAGAACATCGTTTCTATGGAGGTCATGGTATTGTAGGGGGTCAAATACCTTTGGGTGCCGGCCTGGCATTCGCCGATAAGTATCACGAAAGAGATGCCGTTACCTTAACTTACATGGGCGACGGAGCAACCAGACAAGGATCCTTACACGAAACTTTCAATCTCGCGATGCTATGGAAATTACCAGTGGTATTTTGTGTAGAGAACAACGGTTATGCCATGGGAACTTCCGTGGCTCGAACTGCCAATCATACAGATATTTATAAACTTGGATTAGGCTACGATATGCCTTGTAAGCCAGTAGATGGTATGAAACCAGAAGTGGTTGCCAAGGAAATGGATGAGGCAATTTCACGAGCGAGAAGAGGAGATGGACCAACCTTCCTTGAGATTCGTACGTACCGATATCGCGGACACTCCATGAGTGATGCGCAACATTATAGAACGAAGGAGGAAGTTGCGAAAAAACAAGAAGAAGACCCAATAGATTATGTGCTTCACCATATCTACGAAAAGAAGTGGGCGACCGAAGACGAAATAAAAGTTATAGATCAGCGGGTTAAGGATAGGGTGAGTGAGTGCGAAAAATTCGCAGAAGAGTCGCCATATCCGGAAAAGAATGTAATGTACGATACTGTTTACGAGCAGGAAGATTATCCTTTTTTACCTCATAAATTATAA
- the cdd gene encoding cytidine deaminase, producing the protein MKKHKLETYLEIYESIAELPDSIQKLMNKAQQARDNAYAPYSRFMVGAALELKSGQIITGNNQENAAFPSGLCAERVAVFHAGSNYPNESINSLALTVRSLQKEINKPTPPCGACRQALAEYEVKQDNPIAIYFMGETGKVVKAASVRDLLPLVFDSSFLE; encoded by the coding sequence TTGAAAAAACATAAACTGGAGACATATCTGGAGATCTACGAGTCGATCGCGGAGCTACCGGATAGCATCCAAAAATTAATGAATAAGGCGCAGCAGGCAAGAGACAATGCTTATGCGCCTTATTCGCGTTTTATGGTGGGCGCTGCGCTCGAATTGAAATCGGGCCAGATCATAACCGGGAACAACCAGGAGAACGCGGCATTTCCTTCGGGTTTGTGTGCCGAAAGAGTAGCTGTTTTCCATGCGGGGTCTAATTACCCGAACGAAAGTATTAATAGTCTCGCTCTTACCGTTAGGTCCCTTCAGAAGGAAATAAACAAACCAACACCGCCTTGTGGTGCCTGCAGGCAAGCTTTGGCAGAATATGAAGTAAAGCAAGACAACCCTATTGCTATTTATTTTATGGGAGAGACAGGAAAGGTAGTTAAAGCAGCCTCGGTGAGAGATCTTTTACCCCTTGTATTCGATAGTTCGTTCCTTGAATAA
- the porV gene encoding type IX secretion system outer membrane channel protein PorV, with protein sequence MKKIFIPIFICLFVFQAVAQDNSTANQRVITTAVPFVLIAADARAAGMGDIGVATSADAFSQQWNPAKYAFAISKQGVGITYTPYLSQLVNDIFLGNLTYYNRINERSAIGASLRYFSLGDIELRETIEQDPLIQSPNEFTFDVSYALRLSERFSMAVAGRYLRSDLKIQAASEDASAASSFAVDIAGFYQSEEIAYNDFDGRWRAGFNISNIGPKIKYDEVGQENNLPTNLALGGGFDFILDPYNKVGLNVEVNKLLVPTPQDFDGDGDIDAEDDEEYEAISFFSGMFKSFGDAPDGFSEELKEFTWALGAEYWYQDVFAFRTGYFNESDLKGSRKFLSLGAGFRYTAINIDISYLFSTSKVRSPLEGTLRFGLTFNFGDEYDEY encoded by the coding sequence ATGAAGAAAATTTTTATCCCAATATTCATTTGTCTATTTGTATTTCAGGCAGTTGCTCAGGACAATTCCACTGCGAATCAGCGAGTAATTACCACCGCTGTTCCATTCGTTTTAATTGCTGCTGACGCACGTGCCGCAGGTATGGGGGATATAGGTGTTGCTACTTCTGCAGACGCCTTTTCTCAACAGTGGAATCCTGCCAAATACGCATTTGCGATCTCAAAGCAGGGTGTTGGTATTACGTATACGCCATATTTAAGTCAGTTAGTAAACGATATATTCCTTGGAAATCTAACATATTACAACAGGATAAACGAGCGAAGTGCCATTGGAGCGAGTTTGAGATATTTCAGTCTTGGAGATATCGAACTGCGCGAAACCATCGAGCAGGATCCTCTTATCCAGAGTCCAAATGAATTTACCTTCGATGTATCTTATGCACTTCGTCTAAGTGAGCGATTCTCGATGGCGGTTGCCGGTAGATACCTACGCTCAGACCTGAAGATTCAGGCGGCCAGCGAGGATGCTTCAGCAGCTAGTTCATTTGCTGTAGATATTGCCGGTTTTTATCAGAGTGAAGAGATCGCGTATAACGATTTCGATGGTAGATGGAGAGCTGGATTCAATATTTCGAACATAGGTCCAAAGATCAAGTATGATGAAGTTGGGCAGGAAAACAACCTTCCTACCAATCTGGCATTGGGTGGAGGATTCGATTTCATCCTGGACCCTTATAACAAAGTGGGTCTTAACGTAGAAGTAAATAAATTACTGGTTCCTACACCTCAGGATTTCGACGGTGATGGAGACATTGATGCAGAGGATGACGAAGAGTACGAAGCTATTAGTTTCTTCTCCGGGATGTTTAAATCGTTTGGAGATGCACCTGATGGATTCTCTGAAGAATTAAAAGAATTTACCTGGGCTCTGGGAGCGGAATACTGGTATCAGGATGTATTTGCATTTCGTACAGGTTATTTCAATGAAAGTGACCTGAAGGGATCCAGAAAGTTCTTGTCATTAGGAGCCGGATTCAGGTATACAGCTATAAATATTGATATCTCATATTTATTCTCAACTTCGAAAGTGAGAAGCCCGCTTGAAGGGACACTTCGTTTTGGACTTACCTTCAACTTTGGGGACGAGTACGACGAATACTAG